The following nucleotide sequence is from Primulina tabacum isolate GXHZ01 chromosome 2, ASM2559414v2, whole genome shotgun sequence.
AAACGGAGTACGTTTTGAATCTTTTACAGACCATATATATCCCTGGATGGAGGTAAACAAGATAgagtgtatgtgtgtgtgttgtatCGAAAAGGGTTTACATTAAGCttcttttttcaaaattatatatgtaaCTGAACAttatgttgtttattattgatGAGCAGGTTTTTGCCGACCAAAGTCAACAAGAGAATGAAGGCAATAGAGAAagaagtcaaattcttgataTTGGGTATGATCGAGAAAAGAATCGAGGCCATTAAGCTGGTAGGACGGGGCGAGCTTAAAGCTGACCTGTTGACCTCATTATTGGAATCGAATTTTCAAGAAATCGAAAATCAAGGCAACAAGAGTCATGGGATGAGCATAGACGAGGTAGTAGAAGAGTGCAAACTGTTTTATTTAGCCGGCCAGAGGACGACGTCTGTTTTGATAGTCTGGACGTTGATTTTACTGAGCAAGTATAAAGACTGGCAGGCACGAGCTCGAGATGAGGTTTTGAAGGTGTTTCGTGACAAAACCCCCGATTACGAGGGTTCGAATAATTTGAAACTTGTAAGAAACAACACTTACATTGAACATATGAAATATCTTTCCCATGATATGGCTTAATTTCCTTATCACGAAAAGTTTTACGACAGGTTACCATGATTTTACTCGAGGTCCTGAGGCTGTATCCACCGGTAGTATCTGTTACTCGAAGGCTCGATCACGAAGCCAAGCTCGGGAACTTAACAATGCCAGCCGGTGTGGAAGTTGTAATGCCAATAATCATGTTACATCACGACCGGGAAATTTGGGGGGACGATGCAATGGATTTCAATCCCAATAGATTTGGCGAAGGAGTTTCCAAGGCACAGAAGGGAAAAGGTATGTATTTCCCGTTTGGTTGGGGCCCTCGGATATGTGTTGGACAAACGTTTGCGATGTTAGAAGCCAAAATCGCCCTGGCCTCGATTCTACGACGCTTCTCTTTAGAACTTTCACCGTCTTACACGCATGCGCCTGACGATCTTATATCCCTTGTACCTCAACATGGTGCTCACTTGGTTATGTACAAGATATATACAGGGGATTGAATGAATCTTCATATTTTGTCTATGTATCAGTAAGGATGTTAAATTGATCAACCCTTCTACTTGTGAATTCTGATCAGTTATGCTCAAGGATTCGATGTCTTTACTTAGTTCCAATTATGAATCGAGAGCAATGAATAATTCTCTTCCATTTCTTTCTAGCTGTCCCTAATCTTGTGATGTTCAAGGAAAAAAGTTGGATATGGAGCCAACAGTTAATGTAATCAGATCCAAGtgtcataaatattatatttctcCAATCAACTTATTCAACATATATATGTTATTTTCATACTTCAAGAAAAGGGGTGAAGTAGACAGGCTTTGCAGCAAGTC
It contains:
- the LOC142537930 gene encoding cytochrome P450 CYP72A219-like, translating into MYFTLVVCFASVVLLYAWKVVDTWWIRPKSIEKLLRQQGFRGNSYRFMLGDLKELAAMHRQAKSKPIAFDDDIKLRIMPFLIKTLSKYGNGSFLWMGPTPKVIITDTDLVKEVMSNNYTYLKQSSPNPITKKLIQGVVLLETDKWAKHRKIINPAFYIEKLKLMVPAFYMSCEEILNKWEAQISPKGSCEIDVWPYIEKLTGDVISRTAFGSNFEEGRKIFELQEEQTEYVLNLLQTIYIPGWRFLPTKVNKRMKAIEKEVKFLILGMIEKRIEAIKLVGRGELKADLLTSLLESNFQEIENQGNKSHGMSIDEVVEECKLFYLAGQRTTSVLIVWTLILLSKYKDWQARARDEVLKVFRDKTPDYEGSNNLKLVTMILLEVLRLYPPVVSVTRRLDHEAKLGNLTMPAGVEVVMPIIMLHHDREIWGDDAMDFNPNRFGEGVSKAQKGKGMYFPFGWGPRICVGQTFAMLEAKIALASILRRFSLELSPSYTHAPDDLISLVPQHGAHLVMYKIYTGD